CTGAGGAAAATGAACTTAGAAAAGTATCGCATCTATTTATTTGTTTCTACTTTTTACAAGAAGAAGCTTGAACGGGAACCAGCTACTTCTGAAATACTCCTAACAAATAAGAAAACAGGGTAAAATGAAGGTGAAGACCTTTTTATGAGATTAACATAATAACATCTATAGATGAGGAAAGGTTTCCTTGCTGCATTAATAAGATGCTCATTAAGAGAAAAACACTATCATATTATGATGGATGCACATCATATATATTGTCATTGCAGTACTAAAAAATTGAATTGCATGCACACCGTTTAAAATGTTTCTGATCGTGCCATTGGGGCTTTTCCACATAGACTTCAGCCCAAATTCCTTGACTCTGGTCTCATCTGAAACATCAACAGTAGGTGAATTAGAAAGTGTTGTAGTGCAATTTGCCGACCTTCCACGTAATCTCATGTACTCTGAAAAATCCTTGAGAGAGACATAAGTGAATTGGAAAACTATCATTCAAATGAAACACTTGAAGTAAAGCATGAGcctttttatttaaatattttgCAGATATTTCCTCTCCTTTAAACATTCTTAAAAGCATATCTAAAACCGGAAGACGAAAAAAAGACAACTGACCAGGTGTTATAGTAGCGCATTTCACAGCAACATTGTACCTGCACAATCAAAGAGTACAAACCAATTGGAACTATAATGTTTTGAGCAATTTGACTACAACGAGCTTTGGTGTGAAATACAGAAGCATTTGCAACTACAACAAAAGCAACAAGATAAAGATAGATAACTTCTCAAACCAATACATTAATCTACTTCAACTGACGGTTTTCATAAATTATAAGTTGTCAATTCTGAAGGAGAAAAAACAAAATTTGATCACCTATAGCAGTGAATTTTTCAGTGTGAAACATAAGGAGGGAAGTAAAAACAACAATGAATTGAACTTACTTCAGAGTTGCCTCAGCACTTTCAACAGTAACTTGGTCGTCAGTGGCATCACGGTTCAATATACCTAAATCGTAATACTTTGTATCCAACTCTAGATACGGATATATTAGCTGCCATCagatgatgaaaaaaaaaaaggttaaaagATAAACCTTAGAAACAGAATAAGAAAGAGATAGAAAATTGacaaaacaaaattaaaatataccccctccatcccatattagttgtcatgtttcgcttctcgagagtcaatttgattaaTTTTCGAAGCTAAATTGGATCAGATTAGTTCAATATTTTAAAACTACAATACATATATTCAAAAACTATACGAAATAGTTATATGTTGCAATACTTGTCATATCAATATGGTGGAAAACATATAGGTCAAAGTTCATGTAGTTTGACTCTGGAAAATGAAACATAGACAAGTATTTTgtaacagagggagtatattaaAAAAAGCTAGCAATAACTATACCTTGTCTTTGATCATTTTCCATATAACCCTAGTCATTTCATCACctaccaaaaaaaataaagaaaaaaaaacagagtTAGTGAATGAATAATTACAGATGTGCTTTTTAACTGCAGTAAAATTACCGTCCATTTCAACGATGGGATTTTGAACACGGATTTTGGATGAAGCTGTTGAAGCGAAGCATCGAATGGAGGCATTGGGGATTCGACTTGTGAGTGATACTCTGCTACTGAAGAGCTGCCGATTGGATTTGACTTGAGAATAGAGCTTTTTGGTAGCTATGGAAGATGCTGAAGCGGATGAAGATGAGATAAAAGAAGCAACGCCGGCCATGGCGGAACAACGAAGTTTGAGCATAACACTTTTTTGTGTTTGGGTTTAATCAGTTTGTGTGTGTCCGCCGAGCACGATTAGCCTCGACGCTtgctttttattttctttcctttttaataCTCGTTTGGAATTTTCCACCACCAAGTGATCTTCTTTTCTTTCCATTtgtatttagagcccgtttggattggcttataagtgtttggctggccaacttaaagtcattttgtgcttaaaataagctcaaaaaaataattgggtctatttaacttaacttatctaaagcagcttataagctgccaaaaaaaataagttagactaccccaacttattttttttagtttataagctgcaaacagcttataggcataagcccatccaaacaggctcttagtaggGTTTGGACATGTAGTCATCCAAAAAGGCAAGTCATAATTTCacattttttaaatgtaaaaattgacccataaatttatattttataaatatatatatatatatatatatatatatatatatatatatttaccaactatttatatcaaatattaaaagatttataagttggtagtatatttataacaaatttactcttacgaatcatgtgggaggattatcACAGAGTAGTTAgactacaactcatgttcaatttttcattttattgaactaaagtttgatcaatagATGTTGtgttttttagaaaggccttctagtggcttattaattttattatgaattaTGACTTGCTCACTTGGTAAAATTGTATAAGAGTTGAGAAAGTTTTAATGGTTTTCACAGCTTGTGGGGTTTTTCGTGTCtaaaagaaaaaatacaacttaaaaaaatcaaattgcatgtccaaacaaaacttcaacttaaaaTCATCATGATTCAAGTGGCATCCTTACACACTTTTGTTGGAGGCTCGGGAGGGATTGATTTATGAAAAATGAGGATAAATGGCCAATTTATCCCTGTATTATCCTGAATTGAATTATTTCATTTTCTATTATACTTTGAGTTCATTCATATTCATGCCTTAGTAAATAGTCTTGTATTTATTTTAGTTATAGCAAAACGAAATGATTGGATTTTACGTGTCAAAAGAATAGGTAAAACTTGTTCAAGTTTACCCCTCTAACTTTTACTATAACTTTTAGCTTATGTTTGGTAAACACCAAAATATATAAACAAGTGTTTATAAGTCAAAAGTAGTTAAAAATCATAAGTTGATCATCCCAGcttatgattttttatttttaatcactTTTGATTTGAACAAATATTTTACTATTTATCATTAATTTCTAATCATCAAATTATCTTTCCCAAAACAAAATTCCTAACGTTTTTCTTCACTTTGTATCAGTCGTTCATGCTTTTCCTTACAAAGAtactttttaatttaaaatatttttcttcactTTGTATCCGTTGTTCCTCCTTTTCTTTACGGAGACACTTTTAATTTAAAATACTTTGCAAAGAAATTAAACCTATTTTAATCATTATAACAAAAGAATAGCTTATCAACATTTTTTTTAACCAAAGCACATTAATTGCTTGTTAGCAGTTTCAGCATTTCTATCAAAACAAGTaactatttatttataaaatcaacggaaaaggctcaaatatgtcatctaactattggaaatggctcatttatgtcactcgtcaatagttggctcatttatgtcatcgaactataggaaatgactcatttatgccatcaaattataggaaatgactcatttatgccactcatcaatagtttgactcatttatggcatcgcccgttaccaaaatgactcatccatgccatttttcattaacattggttttataataccagatatgacacgtggcctccaattagaggtctatgtcgtttaattaaaccagcccaattttaaatacCAAACTAATAAAAAATCCGACCCATACACCTTACCCACCAAAAACGATAATCTAGTTGGATGCCACGTGTCATATATGGTATTGTAAAACCAGCTTTAATGAAATgacaaaagtcatagatagccccctaaactttgcCACATTTTCCTCATGGCTACCTAAATCTAAGCTTGTTCCAATTTGATACCTAAGCTACTTCAAATTTATACCTATTGAATACTTTTTGCTGACATGGCAAAATGTGTGTAATGCACACATCACAAGCGCGTGAGAGGCTTTTTTTGcccaattttccttttttttttggtcttcttCTTCATTGGGCTGCCCAACCTAACCcatcactttaaaaaaaaatcatacccGACCCAAAACCCGTTCCATCCTATTCCAAATTAAAACACGATGGTTTCTATTTCCGGCCAATAGAAAGGGATAAGGACGGTGGTCGGCGTTGGTGGTGGAACCGCAACCAATGAAAACCGAACCACACCCTCCCTCGTTACCATGATTTCGTGCTATCGCCATTGTGCGACGGTGGTGGAACTCATCATCATCCGCATCTATTTTTTCATTGGTGAAGCCTCAAACTTTGGTGGTAGAACAACTTTTAAGGGTGATTCCATTGGTGTCTCTCTTCTCCTTTTCACTCTCTCAACTTTAGAAACCCACAAATTCCTTACATCAAGAATAAAGACACCcaatttcttcttctttaaaTCAAAAAATCCATAAAAAAAAAACCATAAACTGATATTCTTCCCACATGCATTCAATTAATGGGTTCGTTGTATGGAAGAGAAacgagagtttttttttttttttttagggtcaAATCTAGAGATACTCAGTTGGGAAAATAGGATTTTTGATCAAATTGACTGTGACCCAGTTGGAAATTCTGCAAAATCCAATTGAGAAAATGGAATTTTTGATCAAATTGAGAGAGACCCAGTTGAAAATTGAGCAAAACCCACTTAGGAAAATGGAAACTCTGTTCAAACTGAGAGACCCCTAGTTGGAAATTAAGCAAAACCCAGTTGAAAAAATGGAATTTGATCAAATTTAGAGACACCCAGTTGGAAATTGGGCAAAACCCAGTTAGAAAACGCATTGTTCATGTGTAGCAACAAACAGTGACGGATAGGAGAATGGTAGTTGAGCATTAGATTTTCTCCATTTTTGCTGATGGGAGTTTTTAATTCGGGCTAAAAAGTTTGCAGCACCATGGCAGTAGCTGAATTCCCCACTCCCCTCTAATGGCGTTTCCTCATTTTTGTTGGTTTATTAACGGAGTTGTACATGGGCGTGCAAAATCTCCAGTATTCGACAATTGCACTTTAAGGGTGATTCGTGGTTGTTCAATGAAAAAACATGGTGCTTTCGTGATGGTTTTATGGAGGAACACGGTGGTGAATAGGAGAATGAACTAGAAGGTGGTGTGTGGCAGTAGAGGGTGGTGGGTGAAAAATTAAGAGGGAAATTGGTCGGACCGGTGTTGGGTTTTGGGTTGGGTACAGGTTTTTTAAGTGGTTGGTTGGGTTTCTTAATAAAAGTTGCCACGTGTCCATTCTTAAAGTGATGGGTTGGGTTGGGTTTCttcattgattttttttaaagtgaTGGGTTGCCCAATTCTTTTGGACCCCATGCCACATGTCACCTTTTAATTAGTCTGTTTGCCACGTCATTGCGAGTGGACTACACTCTCTTTATATTTTTTCCTGATTGTCAAAAAAATGCTTATGTAGTACAAATTCAGAGTAGTTTAGGTATCAAATTGGAACAAGTTTAGGTTTAATTAGTCATGAGGAAAATGTGgcaaagtttagggggctatctatgacttttgcctaatgaaatatggcatggatgagtcattttgataacaagcgatgacataaatgagtcaaactattaatgagtgacataaatgagtcattctCTATtattcgatggcataaatgagtcatttcctatagttcgatgcataaatgagccaaactattgacgagtagCATAAATGAGCAATTTCTGATAGttggatgacatatttgagcctttcgTCATTTTAAAATGCTTTTCAACTCTTAAAGcttatgccaaaaaaaaaaaaattacttaaaaCTTATCAGCTATTCACACTTAGTTAATTCAAACGGACATTTATATAGTATAGGAGCAAATTTGTCACTTTTTCCTAAAATTATAAAATTTGACTGAGTATTATTTAATTTCGAATTTCCTagtcatttttattttatatataattaatACCGACATTACTCATATAATTAATAATGTTGgtattaattatataaaaataaaaacgaCTAGGAAATCCGAAATTAAATAATACTCAGTCAAATTTTATACGCTCTAGAGACTTTTGtagcatatttttttttttccttctaattTTACTAGTTTTATTGAAAAGGCCACTCCCAATTTGTCACAATTGGGGTTATTAGACCGGTGGTTTTCACCGGTTCATAGAGTTCCCTAAAACCCCAAGCCTCCTACAGTGACTACAACTACAGGAAAAAACCTTAAACCCTACAAAACCTTTTTCACTTCCCATTTGTCCCTTTCACTCTCTAATAATAATGGCGTCTGTAAGAAACAAAGTAAATCCACTTCTCTGTAACATACCTTACGTTCTCACATGGCCAAGATTTGGTTTCCGTACAATCTGTAGTGGTCGTCTTGGATTTGCTTCGTCCACGTCACCATCACTCGCTGATACAGATACACCTGTAGCTGGAAAGAAGTTTCTAGAAACATTTACTGAGGAATTTGAAATTGGATCACGCAAAATTAGTTTAGAAACTGGAAAGATTGCGAGGTTTGCTAATGGCTCTGTAATTTTAGCAATGGAAGAGACTAAGGTTTTGTCTACTGTTGCTTCATCTAAAGGCGATGCAGTTCGTGATTTTTTGCCACTTACAGTATGTAGTTCACCACATTTCTgaattccttttttcttttaataaatACTGCTCACATGAAGGCTCTGAATATGCAACATCatggcagcccggtgcactaagctcccgctatgcgcggggtccggggaagggccggatcATAGGTCTATTGtatgcagccttaccttgcatgcaacatcatgtaaaaaaaaaaaaaagttaaaaggcAGACTTATAGATAAAATGAAGATATTTGCTTGAAGAAAGTGAACCTGCAGAAGTCTTCTTGATTCTTTGAACTGGTTTACTTTTCATAACttcagggtgtgtttggtatgatggaaaatgttttccaagttaATATTTTTTTGGGAAATAAGTGTTTTTTCTACTCATTTTTAAGTTAGAAAATGTTATTTTAAGAGCATTTGCATATATTCAGAGCAAACATTACGAGGTTTTTGAATTTTGCGCGCAACTTCTGGTaaggtttggggggggggggaggaggtaGCGGGGGTAGGTGTGGGGGGTGACTTGGGGGATGCGTTGGTGTGTTTtcaaggaaaacattttctcctATTTTGAGGAAATCTTTTTCCATAGAACTTTTTCCAAGATATTTAGTGCAACCAAAcaagggaaaaaagaaaaaacattttccgtcataccaaacacaccctcaaTCTGCATTATTGCTCTAGCTTTCATAGAATTGACATCAAGCTCTAACATAGGGGCAAGATATCCGACATTTTCTTTCGAGATTTTGGTATGTAGCATTTTGGTGTTTCACCTAATGAAAGTTAAAGCAGCAAGCTTGATAGTACAGACAAAAAGACATAGGAGTTTCTGCTGCTTTCATGTAATGTTGGAGAAGTGAAATATGTGGCAATACAAATGGCAGTAGGAGGTCAAATTACAATAGAGTGGCTTATGGATTGATAATAATTGGTGTTGCACATTATATGGAGTACTATTTATGACTCAACGTCTTGGAGCAGATTAGACCATGTTTCCCTTTTTCTCGTTTTCCTTCTCTCCCATGCCTTTTGTACTGTCTCCATTTTCCTATTTATTTTGCTTGTAAATAAGTGTTGTGAGCTTTTGTTCATTGAGTTCTGATAATGTTTTGCTTCTCTTAGGTTGATTACCAAGAGAAACAATTTGCTCAAGGTGTTATTCCGACAACATACATGAGGAGAGAGGGTGCTCCAAAAGAACGTGAACTTTTATGTGGTCGTCTTATTGATCGACCCATAAGACCACTTTTTCCATCTGGATTTTACCACGAGGTGCAGGTAAGCTGGTGTCTTGTTATTGCAGTAAAATTGCTAGTAATAGTTTGTTTGAACTCATTGAGGGCTATAAGCTTCTCTGTCTCTCattactttttctttttcctcccAAGATAATGGCAAGTGTGCTTTCTTCTGACGGGAAACAAGATCCAGATATAATGGCAGCAAATGCATCATCCGCTGCTCTAATGTTGTCAGATATTCCTTGGGGCGGGCCAATTGGAGTAATACGTATTGGAAGAATTTCTGGTCAATTTGTTGTAAATCCAAGCATGGATGAGGTAATATCTTATATTAGCTGGCATCCCCAGGATAAATTTATTACATTAAGACTTTTCCGATTTCATCAAGGCGACTTTCATTCTGGTGGCGGTTACGACTTTGACATCATGAGAACTTAAGGTTTCAACTTTAGCATGAATTTCTTTTTTAGGAAAAATATTCtgtgccgagggtctatcggaaacaacctctctacctcccatggtaggggtaaggtctgcgtacactctaccctcaccagactccacttgtgggattacactgtgtatgttgttgttctttTTGTCTTTTTTAGGAAAAGTCTGAAAATTTTTAGCGTATGGGCCAAGTTGACAGAGATTTTGAAAACAGTTTGTATCAGGAGTAAAAATTATGTTACCTTCAGTTAACCTTGATATCCTGGCGTGTGACATAGCTTAAACAAATCGCTTTATAACTTTAGCAGCGAAGATCTCAGTTGCATAAACATGGATATAGTGTTAACGTTCACCCCTGCTGAAGGCGAAACCAAGTGGAGAAACACGGATTTTCTGGATATTTACATTTTCCATGTAAGAGAAGCTTCAAGGggcaaaggttgagggacttgTTACTTAGGTCACAGGTTCAGTCCCGTGCCATGCGAACTAAGTGTGGTATttagtggagaagggtagaggggcCGGGCCATTATCCCTTAGTTTCGAAGGCTGTAGTTGGTCTTAAGGGTTGACTCCAGACGAATTTCTCAatcattaaaaaacaaaaaaaaagcaaCATGACTTTTGAAGTCATATAAAAGGAGAAAAGAGAGCGACTACCATACTGAGGTGCCTCGTGTGATTATCACATGCTTGTTATAGGGAACAAGCATGATAACACACATAACTATAAAAAAACAAGCATGATAACACacataagtttttttttcttcaaaagataTATTGGTGGTGTGTAGGTCAATGCACCTTGACTAATTCATCGGTACCTGTTACCTCCCATTATAGGTTCCGAGTAACcttatcagaaaaaaaaaaagaaaggtacCAGGTAACTGCTTTGACAGAtcggaagaaatcacctagtgtctTTTTACATGTGCTGGATGCCTGGATATGAACTCTGGTCTCCCATAGTCTATTCCAACTTCTTTGACAGTTAGGACACATCCTTAGGTGCCGTACATGTTTACACTCTAATGGCAGATGGTTGAACTAAGTGTAAGAATTTGGAGCTTTGGGTCTCATGCAGAGGTTGTAGCTTCTCTATTACAACCTAAAGCTTTTTCGAAGAATTTGCATACTAGGCAAAGCACTTCTCTTACATAGTATTAGGAAGAACGACATATTAAGATAATAAAACAAAAAGCCACTTCAACTCCAACCACTAATATCCGTTATGCTAATTGCTGACTTTGATGCCAATTATGCTCAACAGTAGTTGTGGTCCTCCCCTTGATTAAAGTCTTCATGTTGGATGTCATGCAGCTTAGCATCAGTGATCTTAACTTGGTATATGCATGTACGAGGGATAAAACTTTGATGATAGACGTCCAAGCTCGTGAAATTTCTGAAAAGGATTTGGAAGCTGCTTTGAGACTTGCTCATCCAGAGGTGAGATATTTCTGGCTATCAATTTGTCATTACTGCACCGCTACTTCAAACAACTAATGTTGATTTTTGAATAGTCAGGCTGTTAAGTATCTTGACCCTCAAATTAGACTCGCAGCTAAAGCTGGTAAGCAGAAGAAAGAGTATAAGCTGTCTATGGTATCCGAAAAAACATTTGAGAAAATTcagaatttggccaaagaacctaTAGAAGCTGTTTTTACAGACCCTACTTATGGAAAGGTTCGTATTTTCTTAGTGCAAGATGAATTTGGGGACTTAACTGTTTTTCACTATTCATGTTATATAGTCTATTGATAAAGACAGAAGGGACCTTCTTTCCATCTCATTAATACTTTGTTTTCCATTCTAACTCAGTTTGAGCGTGGAGAAGCTTTAGAAAAAATCACACAGGACGTTAAAAGAGTCCTTGAGGAAGAAGGTGATGATGAAGGCCTAAAAATTCTACCAAAGACAGTTGATACAGTGAGGAAGCAGGTATGCTTGTAGATGCTGAAGTTTATCTTTTGTGCTTCCGGTTTTGAGATTTTATTATACATCATCAAAGGACAGCAGAATTTtgattcttcttttccttttgttgatTGCAGAGGAACACATGGTCAATGATTGGCCTTCTAGGTTATGCATATGATCTTTTTAAAACTAGTGTGTATTTCCCTCATAATAGGTTAATAGTAGGTTGCATGTGTTTTGGAATTATAAGTCCATTAGCGAACATCGACATATTCTAAATAAAGAATTCAATCTTCAGTTACTGCATTTTGAGGAATATTTGTTTGGGCTTCTTTTTACATCCTAAACTAAGGTTCTGACTATCACTTCGTGACGGTAACCTCCTCAAGTTTCTGACAACATCAGGTTGTTCGCAGAAGGATCATTTCGGAAGGGGTTAGAGTGGATGGAAGGCGTCTTGACGAAGTTCGGCCTTTGTACTGTGAAGCTGGTAATTTACCTGTATTGCATGGATCTGCAGTCTTTTCAAGAGGGGATACTCAGGTTAGTACGTTCATTTTTCACGAAGAATACAGGGTGTACTATGATTTAGGGTTATCATCACATGCAAATATGTAATCTTGTTGCCATTCATTTTCTCGTATGGGATGTTTATACAGGTCCTTTGCACTGTTACCCTTGGAGCCCCTGGGGATGCTCAACGTCTGGATTCGCTGGTCGGTCCTTCAAGCAAGCGTTTCATGCTGCATTATAGTTTTCCACCGTTTTGTACGAATGAAGTTGGCAAGCGAACTGGTCTGAATAGGCGTGAAGTTGGTCATGGTAAGCTATTTGGTTCGCAGGTTTATAATATGGTCTGCTCCTGAGGTTAGTGAAAGCTGTAAATAGACTTTAATACTAGAATGTCAAATTGCAGCTGTAATCAACCTCAATATGTAGAAATGGTCATGCCGTTTTGTACAAACAAGACCACGAGGGAAGAGACATGTTAATGATCTACTCTCTTCCCTTTTCCCACTAACCTTAGTTGTCTTGTTTCATTGCTTTTCCTTATTTCATGTAAAACCAAATACCGGTTAAAGGAAAAAAGAGAGTAGAtcctatttctctctctctctctctctctctctctctctctctcgtgcAAGCTCTTAAAGTAGGGGGCAGGGTTGCGTGCGTTATTTCTATATGTCTGATTAATAAATATTTATATTATCTCGTATAACTGGTTCTATTTTTTGAACCTTTCTCCACTTGGATCATCTTTTGGGTTTCTTGATCTTTCTGTTCATTTGCTACGAACTCCAAAAAGTAAACAAAGGATGAAAATGCAGCTGTGAAGAGCAGACTTATGCACCTTACTATCCTCCTTTCAGAAATTGTGCTTTGATGATGCTTAACTCAAAAGGCGATCTAACTGTTTGGTCACAAGTTCTTGTGGCCTCGTATGTGATGAGCCTTGTCATATAGCTAACTTATAGGCATTTTTGCATTGGTAAAGATCTAATAGTTAGAGTTCTGATTTTGTTTATAATCACCCAATTTAATCTGCTTGGTGAAGATGGGCAGCTAGTTGATGATAAATCTGTTGCTCATCAAATATATATTCATGCTACTTTTTTGTATTATGATAGCATCACCAGGGTAATTTGTGAATCATTTTCTTGATACTGGTGTTTAATCTTCTACAGGCACTCTTGCTGAAAAGGCTCTGCTTGCTGTATTACCTCCTGAAGATGATTTTCCATACGCAGTCCGGATAAATTCTGAAGTCATGGCATCTGATGGCTCGACATCAATGGCAACCGTCTGTGGAGGTAatttctcaatttgcttgatctcaaGGTTGTTCAATCTGACAAATGTTAGTCAGGCGTTTTCACAATTTTTAGTGGACAAATCTCAAAGCAGATTTCTC
Above is a genomic segment from Lycium barbarum isolate Lr01 chromosome 12, ASM1917538v2, whole genome shotgun sequence containing:
- the LOC132621839 gene encoding polyribonucleotide nucleotidyltransferase 2, mitochondrial — its product is MASVRNKVNPLLCNIPYVLTWPRFGFRTICSGRLGFASSTSPSLADTDTPVAGKKFLETFTEEFEIGSRKISLETGKIARFANGSVILAMEETKVLSTVASSKGDAVRDFLPLTVDYQEKQFAQGVIPTTYMRREGAPKERELLCGRLIDRPIRPLFPSGFYHEVQIMASVLSSDGKQDPDIMAANASSAALMLSDIPWGGPIGVIRIGRISGQFVVNPSMDELSISDLNLVYACTRDKTLMIDVQAREISEKDLEAALRLAHPEAVKYLDPQIRLAAKAGKQKKEYKLSMVSEKTFEKIQNLAKEPIEAVFTDPTYGKFERGEALEKITQDVKRVLEEEGDDEGLKILPKTVDTVRKQVVRRRIISEGVRVDGRRLDEVRPLYCEAGNLPVLHGSAVFSRGDTQVLCTVTLGAPGDAQRLDSLVGPSSKRFMLHYSFPPFCTNEVGKRTGLNRREVGHGTLAEKALLAVLPPEDDFPYAVRINSEVMASDGSTSMATVCGGSMALMDAGIPLREHVAGLSVGLITEVDRSTGEIKDYRILTDILGLEDHLGDMDFKIAGTRNGITAIQLDIKPAGIPLDIICESLHPALKGRLQILEHMEHEISAPRIQDDRYSPRLVTLKYSNEALRRLIGPVGALRRKIEDESGARISVGDGTLTIVAKNQSVMEKVLEKVDFIIGREIEIGGVYKGSVVSVKEYGAFVEFNGGQQGLLHISELSHEPVSRVSDVVSVGQQLSLMCIGQDVRGNIKLSLKATQPSPKSKTGISIDEPVLPTKQEVNVWTAIEDVSNEQEKQGSTAGPETNDSRLKSATPAVLIRSAAECDEEEKSGSLNSKGDNGSQSASKYDKTRISSSLSESGFSSRNVKMSKRGNDAILDLISDDESDKDDATSGTPMSANKLKLGMKVTAKVHQIRALGLVLDLGGGLRGMYRFESGAKRDFEVGDELRVKCSSFSTKGIPVLSLVKEE